The proteins below come from a single Benincasa hispida cultivar B227 chromosome 4, ASM972705v1, whole genome shotgun sequence genomic window:
- the LOC120075897 gene encoding ribosome-recycling factor isoform X1, with product MAMFLKRSFSYRNFIILRNFANSNSKFSFIVNDLSNSSTSETPAVFALPPSDFVRESRRGFAKGRKSNESSTSMAEALPDIRPTIKANASSQMEAAIAALSGELSKLRTGRASSGMLDHIIVETSGVKMPLNQIAVVSVLDPKTLSINPYDPNTLKNLESAIVSSPLGLAPRVDGERLIAVIPPLTKEHIQAICKLVTKCCEDSRQSIRRARQKAMDTVKKMSSSYPKDDMKRLEKEVDELTKKFIKSAEDLCKAKEKEITGG from the exons ATGGCTATGTTTCTGAAACGTTCCTTCTCCTACAGAAATTTCATCATTCTCCGAAATTTTGCAAATTCAAACAGTAAATTTTCGTTCATTGTCAACGATCTCTCTAACTCATCGACCTCCGAGACGCCTGCCGTATTTGCTCTTCCTCCTTCAGATTTCGTCCGAGAAAGTCGTCGGGGTTTTGCTAAAGGCCGAAAATCAA ATGAATCTTCTACAAGTATGGCTGAGGCATTGCCTGATATTAGACCCACTATTAAAGCAAACGCTAGCTCGCAGATGGAGGCTGCGATAGCTGCATTATCGGGAGAATTAAGCAAACTTCGAACGGGCAGGGCATCTTCTG GAATGCTTGACCACATTATAGTAGAAACTTCAGGCGTGAAGATGCCGTTGAATCAGATTGCGGTTGTATCGGTCCTGGATCCAAAAACATTGTCAATAAATCCCTATGATCCTAAT ACACTAAAGAATTTGGAGAGTGCTATAGTCTCATCTCCTTTAGGTTTAGCACCAAGAGTAGATGGAGAGAGGCTAATTGCAGTCATTCCTCC ATTGACCAAAGAACATATCCAG GCCATATGTAAGCTGGTCACCAAGTGTTGCGAAGATTCCAGACAAAGCATACGACGGGCTCGTCAAAAG GCCATGGATACAGTTAAAAAAATGAGCTCAAGCTACCCGAAGGATGACATGAAAAGACTGGAAAAGGAA GTAGATGAATTGACTAAGAAGTTTATCAAGTCAGCCGAAGATCTCTGCAAGGCAAAGGAGAAGGAAATCACTGGAGGttaa
- the LOC120075897 gene encoding ribosome-recycling factor isoform X2, whose protein sequence is MAMFLKRSFSYRNFIILRNFANSNSKFSFIVNDLSNSSTSETPAVFALPPSDFVRESRRGFAKGRKSNESSTSMAEALPDIRPTIKANASSQMEAAIAALSGELSKLRTGRASSGMLDHIIVETSGVKMPLNQIAVVSVLDPKTLSINPYDPNTLKNLESAIVSSPLGLAPRVDGERLIAVIPPLTKEHIQAICKLVTKCCEDSRQSIRRARQKNFELIGG, encoded by the exons ATGGCTATGTTTCTGAAACGTTCCTTCTCCTACAGAAATTTCATCATTCTCCGAAATTTTGCAAATTCAAACAGTAAATTTTCGTTCATTGTCAACGATCTCTCTAACTCATCGACCTCCGAGACGCCTGCCGTATTTGCTCTTCCTCCTTCAGATTTCGTCCGAGAAAGTCGTCGGGGTTTTGCTAAAGGCCGAAAATCAA ATGAATCTTCTACAAGTATGGCTGAGGCATTGCCTGATATTAGACCCACTATTAAAGCAAACGCTAGCTCGCAGATGGAGGCTGCGATAGCTGCATTATCGGGAGAATTAAGCAAACTTCGAACGGGCAGGGCATCTTCTG GAATGCTTGACCACATTATAGTAGAAACTTCAGGCGTGAAGATGCCGTTGAATCAGATTGCGGTTGTATCGGTCCTGGATCCAAAAACATTGTCAATAAATCCCTATGATCCTAAT ACACTAAAGAATTTGGAGAGTGCTATAGTCTCATCTCCTTTAGGTTTAGCACCAAGAGTAGATGGAGAGAGGCTAATTGCAGTCATTCCTCC ATTGACCAAAGAACATATCCAG GCCATATGTAAGCTGGTCACCAAGTGTTGCGAAGATTCCAGACAAAGCATACGACGGGCTCGTCAAAAG AATTTTGAGTTGATTGGTGGTTGA
- the LOC120075273 gene encoding ankyrin-3 has product MTVFSGKQVFPLNFEAEVSQRLIEASHSGDLKSALDCIANPCVDVNFVGAVYLKNRKTEVVFSDESASQVRVEYDEFKTDVTALFVAVHTGNVALVKKLLSVGADVNQKLFRGFATTAAVREGHLEILEILLKAGASQPACEEALLESSCHGHAKSAELLMGSDLIRPHIAVHALVTASCRGFVDVVDTLLKCGVDANATDRVLLQSSKPSLHTNVNCTALVAAVVSRKISIVHFLLQAGAQTDISVRLGAWSWDMDTGEEFRVGAGLAEPYNVTWCAVEYFESSGAILHMLLRHTSPNVLHYGRTLIHHAILCGNAGAVDVLSKCGADVEFPVKTTGKIEFRPLHMAARLGNVAVLQCLINGGCDPNSRTDSGDTALMICAKHKYEECLKVLGAAGSDFGLVNVAGQSVSSIAGSNQWTFGFQETVIDLIKTGKRPISSNMSIFCPLILAAQTGDTEALKALIGWGGCDLDYQDDQGFTAVMFAALNGHAEAFRLLVYAGADVRLSNKSGETAITLYQSHPNHDQFEKVMLEFALDMGNRNAAGFYALHCAARHGDLDAVKFLTNKGYDVNATDSDGYTPLMLAARGGHGSMCKLLISLGARADTRSTRGETALSLARKNEKSEAEEVILDELARGLVLHGAHVKKHTRGGKGSPHGKELRMIGSMGMLRWGKSSSRNVVCREVEIGSSLRFVKNRVKKGDGSEPGLFRVMTVKNKEVHFVCEGGCEMAELWVRGIRLVTREAIIGERKEI; this is encoded by the exons ATGACGGTGTTCTCCGGAAAACAGGTGTTTCCGTTAAACTTCGAGGCGGAGGTCTCTCAGAGGCTCATTGAAGCCTCTCACTCTGGAGATCTCAAATCGGCTCTCGACTGCATTGCCAATCCTTGCGTCGACGTTAACTTCGTCGGTGCTGTGTATCTCAAGAACAGGAAGACTGAGGTGGTGTTCAGTGATGAATCCGCCTCGCAAGTCCGCGTCGAGTATGATGAGTTCAAAACTGACGTGACGGCCTTGTTCGTCGCTGTTCATACAGGAAATGTGGCTCTTGTGAAGAAATTGCTG AGCGTTGGAGCTGATGTGAACCAGAAACTGTTCAGGGGCTTTGCGACAACAGCAGCAGTGAGGGAGGGCCATCTTGAGATACTCGAGATTTTGCTCAAGGCTGGGGCATCTCAGCCAGCTTGCGAGGAAGCTCTTTTGGAGTCGAGCTGCCACGGACATGCAAAGTCTGCAGAGCTGCTCATGGGATCAGATCTGATTCGACCCCATATTGCAGTTCACGCTCTTGTGACTGCATCTTGCAGGGGTTTCGTTGATGTGGTGGACACCCTATTGAAG TGTGGCGTGGATGCAAATGCAACTGATAGAGTGCTACTCCAGTCCTCGAAGCCTTCTCTCCATACAAATGTCAACTGTACAGCGCTAGTCGCTGCAGTAGTTAGTCGGAAGATCTCAAttgttcattttcttcttcag GCTGGAGCTCAGACTGATATTAGCGTAAGGTTGGGAGCATGGTCTTGGGATATGGATACTGGAGAGGAGTTCCGAGTAGGTGCAGGACTGGCAGAACCTTATAATGTTACCTGGTGTGCAGTGGAGTATTTTGAAAGCAGTGGTGCTATCCTGCACATGCTTCTTCGACATACGTCTCCCAATGTTCTTCACTATGGAAGAACTCTCATCCATCATGCTATTCTTTGTGGCAACGCAGGAGCTGTTGATGTCCTTTCTAAATGTGGGGCTGATGTTGAATTCCCTGTCAAAACGACCGGAAAAATAGAATTTCGTCCATTGCACATGGCTGCTCGATTGGGGAATGTAGCAGTCCTTCAATGTCTCATCAATGGTGGTTGTGATCCAAACTCAAGGACAGATTCAGGGGATACAGCACTTATGATATGTGCAAAACACAAGTACGAAGAATGTCTAAAAGTATTGGGTGCAGCTGGTTCTGACTTTGGCTTGGTTAATGTTGCTGGTCAGTCCGTGAGTTCAATTGCTGGCTCAAATCAGTGGACCTTCGGTTTTCAAGAAACCGTGATTGATTTGATAAAAACTGGAAAAAGACCAATTTCCAGCAATATGTCTATCTTCTGTCCACTTATATTAGCAGCTCAAACTGGTGATACTGAAGCCTTGAAAGCTTTGATTGGCTGGGGGGGATGTGATCTAGATTACCAGGACGATCAGGGTTTTACAGCAGTCATGTTTGCTGCTTTGAATGGTCATGCTGAAGCGTTCCGGTTGCTAGTTTATGCTGGTGCTGATGTAAGGCTGAGCAATAAATCTGGTGAAACTGCAATCACCCTGTATCAATCTCACCCAAATCACGACCAATTTGAGAAGGTGATGCTTGAATTCGCCCTTGACATGGGAAACCGCAACGCAGCCGGTTTCTATGCCTTGCATTGTGCTGCAAGACATGGAGACTTGGACGCAGTGAAGTTTTTGACAAACAAAGGCTACGATGTTAATGCAACAGACAGTGATGGCTACACTCCACTCATGTTAGCTGCAAGGGGTGGCCATGGATCGATGTGTAAACTTTTGATCTCTCTTGGTGCCCGTGCAGATACACGAAGTACAAGAGGCGAAACTGCACTCTCTCTTGCAAGGAAAAATGAGAAGAGTGAAGCAGAGGAAGTGATACTAGATGAGCTAGCGCGTGGGCTGGTGTTACATGGTGCTCATGTAAAGAAACACACCAGAGGAGGAAAAGGAAGTCCACATGGGAAAGAGTTGAGAATGATTGGGAGCATGGGGATGTTACGGTGGGGGAAGTCGAGCAGCAGGAATGTGGTATGTCGAGAGGTCGAGATCGGGTCAAGCTTGAGATTCGTGAAGAACAGAGTTAAGAAGGGAGATGGTAGTGAACCAGGATTGTTCAGGGTGATGACTGTGAAGAACAAGGAAGTGCATTTTGTATGCGAAGGAGGATGTGAAATGGCTGAGTTGTGGGTGAGAGGCATCAGGCTAGTGACAAGAGAGGCCATAATTGGGGAGCGAAAGGAAATTTGA